AGGCCTGTGGGAGGAGGtctgtgggtggaggtctgTGGGTGGAGGTCTCGGGTGGAGGCCTGTGGGTGGAGGcctgtgggtggaggtctgtgggtggaggtctgTGGGTGGAGGTCTCGGGTGGAGGcctgtgggtggaggtctgtgggtggaggtctgtgggtggaggtctgtgggtggaggtctgtgggtggaggtctgTGGGAGGAGGTCTCGGGGTGGAGGTCTGTGGGTGGAGGCCTGTGGGAGGAGGTCTCGGGGTGGAGTCTGACACTCCACCAGCAGTGTGCAGTTCCTCCACCCAGTTCTGGTAACTCGACACTAAACAACACGGTGACATCAGCAGccccagcagccaatcagagaggagTGTGACTCGTCTCCCGGGTAACAGCAGTgtttgaggaagaggaggaggaagcggaggaggaagaggagagcaaCAGACGCAACAGACGGTGAGTTTACTGactcgctctgtgtgtgtgtgtgtgtctgtctgtgtgtgtgtgtgtgtgtgtgtgtgtgtgtgtgtgtgtgtgtctgtctgtgtgtgtgtgtgtgtgtgtgtgtgtgtgtgtgtgtctgtctgtctgtctgtctgtgtgtgtgtgtgcgcgcgcgcgtgagcgtgtgtgtttgtgtgtgtctatcgctatgctgtgtgtgtgtgtgtgtgtgtgtgtgggtgtctgtgtgttattgtgtgtgtgtttgtgtgtgtctaacgctatgctgtgtgtgtgtgtgtgtgtgtgtgtgtgtgtgtagccatgGCGGGGACAGCCAGACACGACCACCAGATGATTGTGGAGGCGAAGCGCCGACTCAGCGTCTGTCAGGATCCGGTGGAGAGACTGAGGCTGCTGTGTCTGAGCAGAGGGTCAGCAGGGATCAAGGGGCTGggcaggtgacacacacacacacacagtctgataCACactctgatacacacacacacacacacacacacacacacacacacacacacacacacacagtctcgtatttctatccttgtggggaccgtccattgactcccattcatgtctagcccctaaccctgacccttaccctaaccctaacccacaccacaacaaagcctaaccctaaagaaatgtttttgaccttttacttttttcagtaacaacaacatggtcaagaaaacactgtttctcctacttaggaccggaaaaaggtcccacaaggcacgtcgttccacgttttgctatccttgtggggacatttggccccaacaaggatagaaatacgagaacacacacacacacacacacacacagtctgatacacacacacacacacacacagtctgatacacacacacacacacacacagtctgatacacacacacacacacacacacacacacagagtctgatACACactctgatacacacacacacacacacacacacacacacacacacacacagcctgataCACTgtctgatacacacacacacacacacacacacacacacacacacagtctgataCACactctgatacacacacacacacacacacacacacacagtctgataCACactctgatacacacacacacacacacacacgcacagacacacactctgatacacacacaccaaatcaCTCTCTCAAGACCTACAGGACCTTCAGGGTCCTGGACTGAACGTGTCCTCTGTCCCTCAGGACCTTCAGGGTCCTGGACTGAACGTGTCCTCTGTCCCTCAGGACCTTCAGGGTCCTGGACTGAACGTGTCCTCTGTCCCTCAGGACCTTCAGGGTCCTGGACTGAGCGTGTCCTCTGTCCCTCAGGACCTTCAGGGTCCTGGACGATAACAACAGCCGCTCTTTGGACTTCAAGGAGTtcctgaagggtctgaaggacTTCGGTCTCCTGCTGGACCGGACGGAGGCCGCCGCCCTCTTCCAGCACTTTGACCGGGACGGGAATGGAACCATCGACTTTGACGAGTTCCTCGTCACTCTGAGGGTAAAACCCGTCCACACACACGGGTCCTGTCCCTCCGGTCCTGTCCCTCCGGGTCCTGGTCTTCTTAGGTCCACTCAGGAGAACGTCCAGGAACACTCAGCAGTCAGACGGCGGGAACCCGTCCCTGGTTTGTCTCTGGGTGGTCCTGGGTGGGGTCACAGGTTTGATACCAGCTGAGGACAGGggggacaggtggggacagaGCCAGCTGTGCTGTCCATCAGGACAGGAGGCTGGTGGACGTTAAGGGTTCTTCTGGTTCTGTTCCACGTTGGACAGCAGCCGCCGATGTCCAAGGCGCGGACGGAGGTGGTGATGCAGGCGTTCCGGAAGCTGGACAGGACCGGAGACGGCGTGATCACGGTGGACGACCTGAGGGACGTCTACTGCGCCAAGTTCCACCCCAAGTACCAGAACGGGGAGTGGACGGAGGAGCAGGTCTTCAGGACCTTCCTGGACAGCTTCGACTCCCCCAACGACAAGGACGGCAAGGtgacggagcagaggacaggacaggacaggccgggtggaggagggggacggagcagaggacaggacaggccgggcggaggagggggacagagcagaggacaggacaggccgggcggaggagggggacggagcagaggacaggacaggccgggtggaggagggggacggagcagaggacaggacaggccgGGTGCAGGAGggggacggagcagaggacaggacaggccgggtggaggagggggacggagcagaggacaggacaggccgggtggaggaggggggtggaggagggggacggagcagaggacaggccgggccgggtggaggagggggacggagcagaggacaggacaggccgggtggaggagggggacggagcagaggacaggacaggccgggtggaggagggggacggagcagaggacaggacaggccgggtggaggagggggacggagcagaggacaggacaggccaggtggaggagggggacggagcagaggacaggacaggccaggtggaggagggggacggagcagaggacaggacaggccgGGTGCAGGAGggggacggagcagaggacaggccgggtggaggagggggacagagcagaggacaggacaggccgGGTGCAGGAGggggacggagcagaggacaggacaggccgggtggaggagggggacagagcagaggacaggacaggacgggtGCAGGAGggggacggagcagaggacaggacaggccaggtggaggagggggacggagcagaggacaggccgggtggaggagggggacggagcagaggacaggacaggccgggtggaggggggtgcgtctccatcccctcagagaactgTCTCCGTACACGTCCACATAGGAGATGCAGTGGAGGGACAAAGACAGAGCGGAGACACAGTGGGGACATAGAAGACACATAGTGAAGAcacagtggagacagaagagagacagacaggagagacacaGTGGAGACAAAACTGATAGAGCAGAAAAGTCGTCCTGACGGCGTCTCTCCTGTCCCAACGTCCCCAACAtgacgacctttgacctctgacctgcaggtgACCCTGGAGGAGTTTGTGAACTATTACAGCGGAGTGAGCGCCTCCATCGACAGCGACGTCTTCTTCATCCTCATGATGAAGAACGCCTGGAAGCTGTGAGAGCAGGAGTGAGCAGGAGTGAGCAGGAGTGACCTGGAGTGAGCAGGAGTGACCTGGAGTGACCTGGAGTGAGCAGGAGTGACCTGGAGTGACCTGGAGTGAGCAGGAGTGACCTGGAGTGAGCAGGAGTGACCTGGAGTGACCTGGAGTGAGCAGGAGTGACCTGGAGTGACCTGGAGTGAGCAGGAGTGAGCAGGAGTGACCTGGAGTGACCTGGAGTGAGCAGGAGTGACCTGGAGTGAGCAGGAGTGAGCAGGAGTGACCTGGAGTGACCTGGAGTGACCTGGAGTGAGCAGGAGTGACCTGGAGTGAGCAGGAGTGAGCAGGAGTGAGCAGGAGTGACCTGGAGTGAGCAGGAGTGAGCAGGAGTGAGCAGGAGTGAGCAGGAGTGACCTGGAGTGAGCAGGAGTGAGCAGGAGTGACCTGGAGTGACCTGGAGTGAGCAGGAGTGACCTGGAGTGAGCAGGAGTGACCTGGAGTGACCTGGAGTGAGCAGGAGTGAGGGGTTTCGTGTAGAATCAGAGCTTTTGTTAGAGGTCAGATCAGTCAATGCTGTCCCCTCGTCCCTTGTCCTGACGTCTCCTGTCCGTCTCCTGACGTCTGGAGGCTCGGATCAggtttctacttcctgtctgaaaCGCTGACTTCCTGTGAAATAAAGGAACTTGGAACCGACAGTCCCGGCGTCTCTGTCCTGATGCTGGAAATCTTTAACTGAGACATTTTGGACGTGTCCTGACGCCGTGGCGGGTCCACCGCATCACTCCTCAGAGCAGGACGACCGGAGGACGAGGACACCGTCCACCACAGAGACTCCACCCACCAAACTCCCTCTGGCTGTCCGTCTCCcgccgctgctctgctggacagactgcTGCTGCGTCCTCGTCCTCCGGCCGCCGTAGATTTGAGGAACCTGGACGGCCTCGGCGGTTCCGTctcgtcctccagctgttcctcgtCCAGCGGTTGTGGGACGGACGGCTGAGACTCCAGACCTGTGGAAGAACTGAAATTCTCTCAGTTTTGATTTCCGGTGCTGAAAGCagagctgcatgttcttcccagaAAACAGTGACGCCTCTGagcggccaatcagagcagctgaagccaGCCTCtgaccggccaatcagagcagctgaagccaGCCTCtgaccggccaatcagagcagctgaagccaGCCTCtgaccggccaatcagagcagctgaagccaGCCTCtgaccggccaatcagagcagctgaagccaGCCTCtgaccggccaatcagagcagctgaagccaGCCTCtgaccggccaatcagagcagctgaagccaGCCTCtgaccggccaatcagagcagctgaagccaGCCTCtgaccggccaatcagagcagctgaagccaGCCTCtgaccggccaatcagagcagctgaagccaGTCCGAGCTGCTGGACGGCGGTGGGGACAGTCAGTCCGTCCCTCAGGAGACGGGAGTCGAACCGGAGGCCTCAGAAACTCGACAGCCATTAAAAGACgggacatttttaaagtaatatCAAACTTCTTCACTTTCTGATGCTGAGCGACCATCATTAAACCAACCGACACCCACAGAAGAAGCTCTGGCTGccagagaacccagaggagAGGCCGGCGGGCCACACGGCCCCCGGAGAGCTTCACCAGTCTTTAAACCACTCCGGAGCCCCACTGTTGCTGAGAATGTCCTCACATTCGGTGGAGAAAggctctcctcctcagactctatGTTCAGCTAATATTTCACTAATTTTGAAAAAAGACAAGCCCCCGATAACTGCAGTTCGTATCGTCCCATCAG
This sequence is a window from Salarias fasciatus unplaced genomic scaffold, fSalaFa1.1, whole genome shotgun sequence. Protein-coding genes within it:
- the capslb gene encoding calcyphosine-like b isoform X2 produces the protein MAGTARHDHQMIVEAKRRLSVCQDPVERLRLLCLSRGSAGIKGLGRTFRVLDDNNSRSLDFKEFLKGLKDFGLLLDRTEAAALFQHFDRDGNGTIDFDEFLVTLRPPMSKARTEVVMQAFRKLDRTGDGVITVDDLRDVYCAKFHPKYQNGEWTEEQVFRTFLDSFDSPNDKDGKVTLEEFVNYYSGVSASIDSDVFFILMMKNAWKL
- the capslb gene encoding calcyphosine-like b isoform X1, encoding MAGTARHDHQMIVEAKRRLSVCQDPVERLRLLCLSRGSAGIKGLGRTFRVLDDNNSRSLDFKEFLKGLKDFGLLLDRTEAAALFQHFDRDGNGTIDFDEFLVTLRQPPMSKARTEVVMQAFRKLDRTGDGVITVDDLRDVYCAKFHPKYQNGEWTEEQVFRTFLDSFDSPNDKDGKVTLEEFVNYYSGVSASIDSDVFFILMMKNAWKL